CCCAAACGTGGGTCATAATCATCAGGAATACCGCCAAAGGCAAGCCCTGAGATAAAGAGCGACATGGTAAAGCCGATACCGCAAAGCAGGGACACGCCATAGATTTGCATAAAGGTTGTGCCTGTGGGCAGTTTGGCAAGTCCTAACTTGACGACCAAAAACACAGGAATCATCACGCCAATCTGCTTACCGATAAACAGACTTAGGGCGATACCCATTGGCACGCCATGCATGAGCTCGCCCATGTTGGTGCCAGCTAATGAAATGCCTGCATTGGCAAAGGCAAATAGGGGCAGGATACCAAAGGCAACGGTGTTATGTAAGTCGTGTTCTAGCTCTTCTAGGGGTGAATGCTCGGGGTCGGCATTATTTTTTAAAGGAATAAAAAACGCCAAAAGCACGCCTGCCAAGGTCGCATGCACGCCTGATTTTAACATGGCAGCCCATAAGATGACCCCGATGAGCAAGTAGGGTGTTAGGCGGGTGACGTTTAAGCGGTTTAATAGGAACAAAAATGGCAAGCACACCGCTGCCATACCCAGTGAGAATAACGACAGCTCGGACGTGTAGAATAAGGCAATGATGATAATCGCTCCGATGTCATCAAAGATGGCGATGGATACCAAAAACACTTTTAGGGCATTGGGGACTTTGTTGCCGAGCAAGCTAAGCACGCCAATGGCAAAGGCGATGTCTGTGGCGGCAGGGATTGCCCAGCCTTTTAGAGCTTCGCTGTCACCGTGATTTAGCCCATAATAGACCAAAGCAGGGGCGACCATGCCACCGATGGCACAGATGGCAGGCAGGACGATTTGTTTGATGTCTGACAGCTCGCCGATTAGGGCTTCACGCTTTAGCTCAAGTCCCACCAAAAAGAAAAAGACTGCCATCAGACCGTCATTAATCCAATGATGAGCATCTTTGGCAATCTCAAACTGACCAATCTGCACCACCACAGGGGCGTGAATAAAGGCGTTGTACAGCTCGTATAATGGCGAGTTGGCGACTATCATGGCAAGCACAGCAGCAAAGGCAAGGACGATGCCCCCGGCTGCTTCTAGCTCAAAAAAGGATTTTATGCGACTCATCGGCATGATTATCTTTTCCTATAAATGAATAAACAAAACCCACAACTATAAAAAATAGTTATAAATAAAAATTAACTAATCTTGTGAATATATCACAAAAATTAATAATACGAAAGCGGTTTTGTGATTATTTGTGTAAGTTTTCTTTCTGTGGGTTTGCCAAATGCAAGCAGTGGCGTGATGGTAAGTGCATGGATTTTGGTGTTTAGATGGGAATGATTCGGATGAAATGGTGTATGCCTTACAAGACGAAAAAGCACTACGATTTTCGCATTAAAATTCAATTTTGTTGGCTGTCTTTTTGAATGATTGTTTATGGGATGTGCCTACCATTGATAATGTTTGTTGGCATTTCAAGGATTGCCAACAAACATTTATTTGCAATAAATCATTAATTTGATGTGATGGTATCACAAAATAGGATTGCTCATTTATGTATAATATTTCACAAAACATAATATACTGTCTGTATAATAACATATTGTTAATTATTGTAAAAAATAAACAGTTGTTTATTTAAAAAAATAATTATAAAAATCAAATAATTAAAACATTATTTGTAAACACAATATTATATCATTTGGCAAGCACTAGACAATAAGTTGCTATTAATTTACAATTTGCAAAACTTATAGTAAGATAAGTTTTCTTTTACCGATTTTGTAGTACAAATGTTTCACTGCAGTAAATGACAGTGTATTTGAATGTTTTAACTTCATTGTTTATGATGGATAAACTTCGGTAATGCCCTAGTATCTTGATGGATTGGGGTTTGGTGCCAAGGTTATTCTTGTTAGCCATCACTGATGTTTTTATCATAAACACAAACACAAGGGTGTAATATGTCATTACAAACACAACCTGCCAAAAAAGGGTTTTACGCCAAGCCCTTGACCGTGGCTTGTATGGTTGCTATCGGCACAAATAGTGTCGCAGGCTACGCTGAGACGGGTGCACAGGCACAGTCAGCCAGCTCCGAGAGAGTGAAGGTAAGTAGTTATCTGTATAACTACTATTGGGATTTGATTAATCGTCGTTATTATAATCCAGCCCCAACACCAGCCCCAGCTCCAACGCCCATTCCTGCTCCTGTCAGACCAGCACCAGCCCCCGTTGCTCCCATGCCAACGCCTGCTCCTACGCCAGCACCTGTGGAGTCAACTGTCTCTGGTCGTTATGTGGCTCCTGTTGCATCATCAGAAGTCAAAAGAAATAATTACACAAGACAAGTGCAATCCCACCTAAAACGCAGCCAACCTGCACCAAGTGCTGGTACTCGCACAGGTTATAGTGTCATGGATACGTCAAACAACTCTGACTTGACGTCCAAATTCTATGGTGCCACCGAAGATGGCTATGCCCAGCGTCTAGATAATCTAAAAAATACCATCGATACTCGCCGTGCCAAAGTGGGCGTGATTGATACGGGCATCAACCGCTTCAACCGAGATATGGTCGGTGCCAACGTTCATGACACGCAGGTCAAATGTATCTCAGCAGGACGTTCTAGTTGTTATGACCCGCACAATGACTCGGGAATTGTTGAGACGTCAACCACGTCTGCCAGTGGCGACCATGGCAACCAGATGGCTGCTGTTATCGCAGGTAACAACGGCATGACCAATGCCAAAATCTATGGTAGTGACAGTATCGACCGTGGCTCAAACGGTGGTAACCAGTTCTTGATGATGCGTAAACTCAACCAAGACCATGGCGTTAAGATTTTTAACAACTCATGGGGTTCGGATAACTCTGACCGTTGGTTCTACGATGCTCAGCGACTCAACTATGACCCCAATACAGGCAACATCTACCCAAATCGTTACAGAACAAGCATTACCAATGCTGAGGTAACTCTGCCTGTCATTCATGACCTTATCATGAATCGTGACGCCCTTATCATCAAGGCGACAGGTAATGAGGGTCTTAATGATGCACATGATGAGAACTTAGCACCGCTCATGAACAGCGAGTTCAAAAAAGGCTTCATCACCGTATCATCACCACGAGAAGATTTTAATCAAGCCAATGACTGTGGTCGTACCGCTGAGTGGTGCGTATCGGCAACATCGTCCACCGAAAACTATGCCAACAAC
This Moraxella sp. K1664 DNA region includes the following protein-coding sequences:
- the nhaA gene encoding Na+/H+ antiporter NhaA; the encoded protein is MPMSRIKSFFELEAAGGIVLAFAAVLAMIVANSPLYELYNAFIHAPVVVQIGQFEIAKDAHHWINDGLMAVFFFLVGLELKREALIGELSDIKQIVLPAICAIGGMVAPALVYYGLNHGDSEALKGWAIPAATDIAFAIGVLSLLGNKVPNALKVFLVSIAIFDDIGAIIIIALFYTSELSLFSLGMAAVCLPFLFLLNRLNVTRLTPYLLIGVILWAAMLKSGVHATLAGVLLAFFIPLKNNADPEHSPLEELEHDLHNTVAFGILPLFAFANAGISLAGTNMGELMHGVPMGIALSLFIGKQIGVMIPVFLVVKLGLAKLPTGTTFMQIYGVSLLCGIGFTMSLFISGLAFGGIPDDYDPRLGIILGSLISGIVGYLILRANIKDADHPTLAKNDEMYLGVGEPPKH